One window from the genome of Aricia agestis chromosome 22, ilAriAges1.1, whole genome shotgun sequence encodes:
- the LOC121738239 gene encoding protein suppressor of hairy wing-like translates to MDIFQVNEAETLSTKKAVEFLIDGTLRLKVCRYCLKICSNMCELDEILEIGTESGLHEVKIRDMMASFYPYKVEANAYFPNKICDECLDSAMKAYLFTQQCERAERAIHNCLEDIQEKYDKLDPIEPIKKRGKRKLNPNIDTIYVENENVIDYAKPVINIVNTNSILVHDVEINALECQKCWQIQPSPQALVVHEESHPKNMWYNCKACGKSFVKRFHLKQHIKKTHKIGGHEKLPTDAFNCSECGDYSTNLGKHYQHIEKHKFKMMLRNILDGKTERLCVLCLEEGTKMTDLSENIVLHGGYPDLNGEFVIKHVLASVFQKHTLVKNQAYKNSYTKDMKKPIKKLKCNEFSGKIIILPIGRSEIDKEDVQCKICWIFRKPCTCVKDSSKIICSYCWLFKNLDKCEICKKKKL, encoded by the exons atggaTATATTTCAAGTAAATGAAGCTGAAACACTCTCTACTAAGAAGGCAGTAGAGTTTTTAATAGATGGTACTTTAAGGTTAAAAGTTTGCagatattgtttaaaaatttgttCGAATATGTGTGAATTGGATGAAATTCTCGAAATCGGTACTGAGAGTGGCCTACATGAGGTAAAAATACGTGATATGATGGCTAGTTTCTATCCTTACAAG GTGGAAGCCAATGCTTACTTTCCGAACAAAATATGCGATGAATGTCTAGACAGTGCCATGAAGGCGTATTTATTCACTCAACAATGTGAGAGAGCCGAGCGAGCGATACACAACTGTCTTGAGGACATACAAGAGAAATATGACAAGTTGGATCCTATAGAACCAATAAAAAAACGTGGCAAACGAAAACTCAATCCAAATATAGACACGATTTACGTTGAAAACGAAAATGTTATTGATTATGCGAAGCCTGTCATAAACATTGTTAATACTAACTCAATATTAGTGCATGATGTAGAAATAAATGCATTAGAATGTCAGAAGTGTTGGCAAATCCAGCCGAGTCCCCAAGCATTGGTGGTACATGAGGAATCGCATCCGAAAAACATGTGGTACAACTGTAAAGCATGTGGAAAGTCCTTCGTGAAACGTTTCCATCTAAAACAACACATAAAAAAGACGCACAAAATAGGAGGACATGAAAAATTACCGACAGATGCCTTCAATTGTTCCGAATGTGGTGATTATAGTACAAATCTTGGAAAACATTATCAGCATATTGAGAAACATAAGTTTAAGATGATGCTACGAAATATATTAGATGGGAAAACAGAGAGGCTATGTGTATTATGCCTCGAAGAGGGGACAAAAATGACAGACTTGAGTGAGAATATTGTCCTGCATGGCGGTTATCCTGATTTAAATGGCGAGTTTGTGATAAAACATGTCTTAGCAAGTGTGTTTCAGAAA cATACACTAGTAAAAAATCAAGCCTACAAGAATTCTTACACAAAAGATATGAAGAAACCTATAAAAAAGTTGAAATGCAATGAATTTTCTGGTAAAATTATCATACTTCCAATAGGAAGAAGTGAAATTGATAAAGAAGATGTACAGTGCAAGATTTGTTGGATATTTAGAAAGCCTTGTACATGTGTGAAAGACAGTTCTAAAATAATTTGTAGTTACTGTTGGCTGTTCAAAAATTTAGACAAATGTgaaatttgcaaaaaaaaaaaattgtaa